A window from Candidatus Gracilibacteria bacterium encodes these proteins:
- a CDS encoding DUF1048 domain-containing protein: MLDFFRKIIGDKKEYRSMMARVKAMPKDYQFVFKKIQNYMFSRAGGDGMDMLKVQYELIDLFESGVADGRRVLEITGEDVAGFCDELLRNTKTWTAASHEALNRDVLKMLGGQGKKGGAVKCLAVLIFLTVIDL; the protein is encoded by the coding sequence ATGTTAGATTTTTTCAGAAAAATAATCGGCGATAAGAAAGAATATAGATCGATGATGGCGCGGGTCAAAGCTATGCCCAAGGATTATCAATTTGTGTTCAAAAAGATCCAGAATTATATGTTTAGTCGTGCGGGAGGTGATGGCATGGATATGTTGAAGGTTCAATACGAATTGATTGACCTGTTTGAATCCGGCGTTGCGGACGGCAGGCGCGTGCTGGAAATCACGGGTGAGGATGTGGCTGGTTTCTGCGACGAGCTTTTACGAAACACCAAAACCTGGACCGCAGCATCTCACGAGGCCTTGAATAGAGATGTGTTGAAAATGCTCGGGGGTCAGGGCAAAAAATGATGAGCAGTTAAATGCCTTGCAGTATTGATATTTCTTACAGTCATAGACTTATAG
- the pheT gene encoding phenylalanine--tRNA ligase subunit beta, with product MNISLNWIREFVDLPKLSGKEFGWELTVHTAEVEGVIDEAKNYENMVIGKVLSVKKHPGADRLNLAQVDIGDRTEQIVCGGQNLFEGMLVAVAKPGAWVRWHGEGEPAELTEAKIRGESSYGMICAGEEIGLAPDNTAETKEVRIHDLTATKAKVGTPLAEALNRNDTLLEVDNKSLTHRPDLWSHYGFAREFGAIFGKPLKKLDPFLKIKPASGKEKVSIKIENSTLCPRFSAAIMTGIKIEESPEWMKARLRAAGMNPHNNIVDVTNFVMLELGQPMHAYDRKVVGDDGFIVRTAKKGEKLVTLDETEKKLHEEDPLVCNKSGEALGLAGVQGGLKSGISDATTEIILESAAFNPVVVRKSSARHALRTDASQRFEKGLDPGMTEVAINRAINLLQELCPSAKLAGPIVTEGTWKPKKIVVTVSPESVNSKIGVKIPTKEMVSILKSLEFEVALMGKNLKVTVPAHRATGDVSIEEDLVEEVARIYGYDNIPAVLPHKPMQLPLENPERFYKHATRNIFALGLGFTEVVNYSFYSKNHLENCGLQEEGHLKVLNYLSEDQTHMRRSLIPKMLDNIATNQRNFEKVRIFELGHTYEEVGDYMPREEKHLAAMVAEPGEPFFVIKGALENYLKAFGVTSFQLHESKKPLAYAHPKKCMDITVRGKTVGHLFTVHPGVLKAYDLTTNSGAFELNFSALVQNGREEKRFKPLPKFPSMSFDISVLVDKKTKSSELERAIRSGDEAKIIESVELFDSYEGKNIPEDKKSLSYTIVLRHPERTLTEEEFQKIHGSAFLAIERSGGIIRGRLGKPGLKNTFETAGKS from the coding sequence ATGAACATTTCACTCAATTGGATTCGGGAATTTGTGGACTTGCCCAAGCTGAGCGGCAAAGAGTTTGGCTGGGAACTCACCGTACACACGGCGGAAGTGGAAGGCGTGATTGACGAGGCCAAGAATTATGAAAACATGGTGATTGGGAAAGTGCTTTCCGTAAAAAAACATCCGGGGGCTGATCGTTTGAATTTGGCTCAAGTAGATATCGGCGACCGAACCGAACAAATTGTGTGTGGCGGGCAAAATTTATTTGAAGGAATGCTGGTGGCCGTGGCGAAACCGGGGGCTTGGGTCCGTTGGCATGGTGAAGGAGAACCTGCGGAGCTCACCGAAGCAAAAATTCGCGGCGAAAGCAGTTATGGAATGATTTGTGCAGGCGAAGAAATCGGCCTCGCGCCAGACAACACGGCAGAGACCAAGGAAGTGCGCATTCACGACCTCACAGCCACCAAAGCCAAGGTGGGCACGCCTCTGGCGGAAGCCTTGAATCGAAACGACACACTCCTGGAAGTGGACAACAAGTCCCTCACCCATCGTCCGGATTTATGGAGTCATTATGGTTTTGCACGAGAGTTCGGCGCCATCTTTGGAAAACCGCTTAAAAAACTCGACCCTTTCTTGAAAATAAAGCCTGCAAGCGGCAAAGAAAAAGTCTCCATTAAAATTGAAAACTCTACCCTGTGTCCGCGGTTTTCAGCGGCCATTATGACCGGAATTAAGATTGAAGAGTCACCCGAGTGGATGAAAGCCCGCCTACGAGCAGCCGGAATGAATCCCCACAACAACATAGTGGATGTCACCAACTTTGTGATGCTGGAACTTGGCCAACCCATGCACGCCTACGACCGCAAAGTGGTGGGCGATGATGGCTTCATCGTGCGCACTGCAAAAAAAGGTGAGAAATTAGTGACCCTGGATGAAACTGAGAAAAAACTACATGAGGAAGATCCACTGGTCTGCAATAAGTCTGGCGAAGCGCTGGGCTTGGCGGGAGTTCAGGGTGGACTAAAATCCGGGATCAGTGATGCGACGACCGAAATCATTTTGGAATCCGCCGCCTTCAACCCCGTGGTGGTCCGCAAAAGTTCCGCACGGCACGCCCTACGCACCGACGCCTCCCAACGATTTGAAAAAGGCCTGGACCCCGGTATGACAGAAGTGGCCATAAACCGCGCCATAAACTTGTTGCAAGAGCTTTGCCCATCGGCAAAACTGGCCGGTCCAATCGTAACAGAAGGCACTTGGAAGCCTAAGAAAATTGTGGTCACGGTGAGTCCGGAATCGGTGAATAGTAAGATCGGTGTAAAAATCCCGACCAAAGAGATGGTGAGCATTTTAAAGTCTCTCGAGTTTGAAGTGGCACTCATGGGAAAAAATCTAAAAGTCACCGTGCCGGCGCATCGCGCAACGGGAGATGTGAGCATTGAAGAAGATCTTGTGGAAGAAGTGGCGCGCATCTATGGCTACGACAATATCCCCGCCGTTCTCCCACACAAGCCCATGCAGCTCCCTCTCGAAAATCCGGAGCGGTTTTACAAACACGCCACCCGTAATATTTTTGCACTTGGGCTGGGCTTCACCGAGGTGGTGAATTATTCTTTCTACAGCAAGAATCATTTGGAAAACTGCGGACTTCAGGAAGAGGGGCACCTTAAGGTTTTGAATTACCTCTCCGAAGATCAAACTCACATGCGCCGCTCGCTCATCCCCAAAATGCTGGACAATATCGCCACGAACCAACGCAATTTTGAAAAGGTGCGAATCTTTGAACTTGGCCACACCTACGAGGAAGTCGGCGACTACATGCCTCGGGAAGAAAAACACTTGGCCGCCATGGTGGCGGAGCCCGGCGAACCTTTTTTCGTCATCAAAGGGGCCTTGGAAAACTACTTAAAAGCGTTTGGAGTCACTTCCTTCCAGCTGCACGAATCCAAAAAACCACTGGCCTATGCGCACCCCAAGAAATGCATGGACATCACCGTGCGAGGCAAAACCGTTGGGCACCTCTTCACGGTGCATCCGGGGGTGCTCAAGGCCTATGACTTGACTACAAACAGTGGCGCCTTCGAACTGAATTTCAGCGCTCTGGTCCAAAACGGCCGCGAAGAAAAACGGTTCAAGCCGCTGCCCAAATTCCCATCCATGAGCTTTGATATCTCCGTACTGGTTGATAAAAAAACAAAATCCTCAGAGCTGGAGAGGGCTATTCGCTCAGGAGATGAAGCTAAAATAATAGAGTCCGTCGAGCTTTTTGACTCCTACGAAGGCAAGAATATCCCGGAAGACAAAAAATCACTTTCTTATACGATTGTCCTCCGCCACCCCGAAAGGACTCTGACCGAAGAGGAGTTCCAAAAAATTCACGGCTCCGCCTTCCTTGCTATCGAGAGGTCCGGTGGTATAATCCGTGGGCGTCTATGAAAACCTGGACTAAAAAACACATTCGAGACGGCTGGGAAAAGCTAA
- a CDS encoding transglycosylase domain-containing protein yields MSKKERGLRFVLIGILGGGLSIAFLTFVYAFWLLISFNPSEAQAKDSTQIMDREGNLLYTIHGEENRESLKTLEEISPYLIDATLAIEDDKFYKHIGIDVPALFKAVLSQFGIGTPRGGSTITQQLARNAMLNLEHSYIRKYREILIALVMEVKFSKNEILLMYLNEIPYGNNAYGIELASKRYFEKDASELTLGESAILAGIPNKPTRYSPYGNYKYSVLAFELTEESLNGRVIKSEEDLGLDEFTRGLLGTAFTMPDGSTFYIRGRSDLVLERMVELDMIAQSEADAALVEIASIEFKNYNELDTAEHFVLWVKQELEETYGADVVEQGGLRVYTTLDPDFQKAAEEAIEERKDTLLDTYGASNAALVSVQPQTGQILAMVGSVDFTNSEIDGQVNMVTSARQPGSSFKPFVYSLALLNQYTAATVFYDVKTNFGNWSPNNFDGGFKGPMTMRYALGQSRNIPAIKAYFLAGEEKAIKEYAKKFGLDSLVYDPEYPSGPSLALGTAEVTPLEMAEAYSVFANNGTHTELSSILKIETTDGKVLDQWDEAKVEKTKVVDPQVAYIINDILSDSSAGLGANIYLPAIDNAAKTGTSNVPNTNLPNNNWIAAYTPTLVTIGWAGNADGSALNSNGESYSTIAPIWKSYMGKVLNRLEPTEWQRPSGIREIAVSKASGKLAGESTPPDMVGTEIFADFAVPTQVDDAFVTVKVETITKRLATEYSPEDAVEERSYRIHREAWGNWQDDIDAWAKTQEEDSQPPTEYASDIHNAETASNVPELAITSPQSLSSVSREDRLHDVTVEILDEGNGIDRVEYFVNEDLRYTSLEYPYDGIIVIPITSRSGSVLEITAKAVDQYGYSSESTIQLRVSDDGEDSNNSGNSAEPSDNSTNILDSILPKRRGQ; encoded by the coding sequence ATGTCTAAAAAAGAACGCGGTCTCCGTTTTGTGTTGATTGGAATACTCGGAGGAGGACTGTCCATCGCTTTTTTAACCTTCGTCTACGCCTTTTGGCTCCTCATCAGCTTCAATCCTAGTGAAGCACAGGCTAAAGATTCCACTCAAATCATGGATCGCGAGGGGAATCTCCTCTACACCATTCACGGTGAAGAAAACCGTGAGTCCCTCAAAACTCTTGAAGAGATTTCTCCTTACTTGATCGATGCCACACTGGCCATTGAAGACGATAAATTTTACAAACACATTGGGATTGATGTCCCCGCTCTTTTCAAAGCAGTTCTTTCACAATTTGGCATAGGCACCCCAAGAGGAGGTTCCACCATCACTCAACAGTTGGCAAGAAACGCCATGCTCAATTTGGAGCACAGCTACATTCGTAAATACCGTGAAATTCTCATCGCCTTGGTGATGGAAGTAAAATTCAGCAAAAATGAGATCCTTTTGATGTATCTCAATGAAATTCCATACGGAAACAACGCCTACGGAATTGAACTTGCTTCCAAGCGCTATTTTGAAAAAGATGCCAGTGAACTCACTTTAGGAGAGTCCGCTATTTTGGCGGGAATCCCGAACAAGCCCACGCGTTACTCCCCTTATGGAAACTACAAATATTCCGTCTTGGCCTTTGAGCTCACGGAAGAAAGTTTGAACGGACGAGTCATTAAGAGTGAAGAGGACTTGGGCTTGGACGAATTCACTCGAGGTCTTTTGGGGACGGCGTTCACCATGCCGGACGGAAGCACCTTTTATATAAGAGGCCGATCGGACTTGGTGCTGGAAAGAATGGTGGAACTGGACATGATTGCGCAGTCAGAAGCCGACGCCGCACTGGTAGAAATCGCAAGTATTGAGTTCAAAAATTACAACGAACTCGATACCGCCGAGCACTTTGTGCTGTGGGTGAAACAAGAATTGGAAGAGACCTATGGGGCGGATGTGGTGGAACAAGGAGGTTTACGCGTCTACACCACGCTCGATCCCGACTTCCAAAAAGCTGCGGAAGAAGCCATCGAAGAACGCAAAGACACGCTGCTGGACACTTATGGAGCGAGCAACGCCGCACTGGTCTCGGTGCAACCTCAAACCGGACAAATTCTTGCCATGGTGGGCTCCGTGGACTTCACAAATTCCGAAATAGATGGCCAAGTGAACATGGTCACCAGCGCTCGTCAACCGGGGTCTTCCTTCAAGCCCTTCGTGTACTCGCTGGCTCTGCTCAACCAATACACGGCCGCCACCGTATTTTATGATGTCAAAACTAATTTTGGAAACTGGAGTCCTAATAACTTTGATGGTGGTTTCAAAGGTCCAATGACCATGCGTTACGCCCTCGGCCAATCCAGAAATATCCCCGCCATCAAAGCCTACTTCCTTGCGGGAGAGGAGAAGGCCATCAAAGAATATGCTAAAAAATTCGGCCTCGACAGTCTGGTTTACGATCCGGAATATCCCTCCGGCCCAAGTTTGGCACTGGGAACTGCGGAAGTAACGCCGCTGGAAATGGCGGAGGCGTACAGTGTTTTTGCAAACAATGGCACCCACACCGAACTGAGCTCCATCTTAAAAATAGAAACCACGGATGGAAAAGTGCTGGACCAATGGGACGAAGCTAAAGTAGAAAAAACCAAAGTCGTGGACCCCCAGGTGGCCTACATCATCAATGATATTCTCTCAGACTCAAGCGCGGGCTTGGGCGCCAACATTTACCTCCCCGCCATCGACAATGCGGCAAAAACAGGGACCTCCAATGTACCCAACACTAATCTGCCCAACAACAACTGGATCGCCGCGTACACCCCAACGCTCGTCACCATTGGGTGGGCCGGGAATGCCGACGGAAGCGCCCTCAATTCCAATGGAGAGTCCTACAGCACCATTGCCCCCATTTGGAAAAGTTACATGGGCAAAGTTTTGAATCGTCTGGAGCCCACGGAATGGCAACGCCCCAGTGGAATTCGTGAAATAGCGGTGAGCAAGGCGAGCGGAAAACTGGCGGGAGAAAGCACTCCACCCGACATGGTGGGTACAGAAATTTTTGCGGACTTTGCGGTTCCCACCCAAGTGGATGATGCCTTCGTCACCGTTAAAGTGGAAACCATCACAAAGCGGCTTGCCACGGAATATTCCCCCGAAGATGCCGTGGAAGAACGAAGTTATCGCATCCATCGTGAGGCCTGGGGAAATTGGCAGGACGATATTGATGCCTGGGCCAAAACTCAGGAGGAAGATTCTCAGCCCCCCACCGAATACGCTTCCGATATTCACAACGCAGAGACCGCCTCCAATGTCCCTGAATTGGCCATCACAAGCCCTCAAAGCCTCTCTTCTGTTTCCAGAGAAGATCGACTCCACGATGTCACCGTAGAAATTTTAGATGAGGGAAATGGCATCGACCGCGTAGAGTATTTTGTCAACGAGGATCTTCGCTACA
- a CDS encoding HU family DNA-binding protein, translating into MTKGDLINIAAQSAGITKKAATQALESVLEAVTKSLSKGQSVTLTGFGTFRVSKRASRTGVNPRNPSQKIKIPAMVLPAFKAGKSLKDAVR; encoded by the coding sequence ATGACAAAAGGTGATCTTATCAACATTGCCGCACAAAGTGCAGGCATCACAAAGAAGGCAGCCACTCAAGCTCTTGAGTCTGTTCTCGAAGCTGTAACCAAGAGCCTTTCCAAAGGACAAAGCGTTACGCTGACCGGATTCGGAACTTTCCGAGTTTCAAAGCGCGCTTCTCGCACAGGTGTTAACCCTCGCAACCCAAGCCAAAAAATCAAGATCCCAGCAATGGTTCTTCCTGCTTTCAAGGCTGGAAAATCCCTCAAGGACGCCGTTCGATAG
- the pheS gene encoding phenylalanine--tRNA ligase subunit alpha has protein sequence MQEKLKSLRTEALKDLQSAETLEQLKEVERKVLGKNGELTELLKGVKDLSIEEKQKTGKAINELKVVLEAEFKQAARVLERKQIDKALESDWIDLSLPGEKFAMGSVHPVPQTQEEVERIFQQMGFTVVDGPEIESEFYNFEGLNVPAHHPARDMQDTFFLDKDTDHEEGKLVLRTQTSPNQIRAMRKYGAPLRIIVPGRVFRNEATDASHEHTFDQVEGLLIDTDVSIASLKAVMRDFLSRLFKKDMKVRFRPGYFPFVEPGIELDMSCVFCDGKGCRVCKRTGWIEFMGCGMVHPNVLKAGGVDSKKYQGWAFGFGLTRLVMMRYGIDDIRHLQSGDLRFNKQF, from the coding sequence ATGCAAGAAAAGCTTAAATCTCTTCGTACCGAGGCTTTAAAAGACCTCCAATCCGCCGAAACTCTCGAACAGCTCAAAGAAGTGGAGCGGAAAGTTTTGGGTAAAAATGGTGAGCTCACGGAGCTTCTTAAAGGAGTGAAGGATCTTTCTATTGAAGAGAAACAGAAAACCGGAAAGGCCATCAACGAGCTTAAAGTGGTGTTGGAAGCGGAGTTCAAGCAAGCCGCTCGCGTTCTTGAGCGAAAGCAAATCGACAAAGCGCTGGAAAGCGACTGGATAGATCTCAGTTTGCCGGGAGAAAAGTTCGCCATGGGCTCCGTGCATCCCGTTCCCCAGACGCAAGAAGAGGTGGAACGGATTTTTCAGCAAATGGGATTCACCGTGGTGGATGGACCTGAAATCGAAAGTGAATTTTATAATTTTGAGGGGCTCAATGTGCCCGCGCATCACCCCGCGCGCGATATGCAGGATACTTTCTTTTTGGACAAAGATACCGATCATGAAGAAGGAAAGCTGGTGCTGCGAACGCAAACATCGCCCAATCAAATCCGTGCCATGCGTAAATACGGCGCTCCGCTGCGAATCATCGTGCCGGGTCGCGTGTTCCGCAACGAAGCCACAGACGCTTCCCACGAGCACACTTTTGACCAAGTGGAGGGACTTCTGATTGATACCGATGTTTCCATTGCAAGTCTCAAGGCCGTGATGCGAGACTTCTTGAGTCGCCTCTTTAAAAAAGATATGAAAGTTCGGTTCCGCCCGGGGTACTTTCCTTTTGTGGAGCCCGGAATTGAGTTGGACATGTCCTGCGTGTTTTGTGACGGAAAAGGCTGCCGTGTGTGCAAAAGAACAGGTTGGATTGAGTTCATGGGCTGTGGAATGGTACACCCCAATGTACTCAAAGCCGGCGGCGTGGACAGCAAAAAATACCAGGGTTGGGCCTTTGGCTTTGGCCTCACCCGCCTCGTAATGATGCGTTACGGCATCGACGACATTCGCCATTTGCAAAGCGGCGATCTGCGTTTTAACAAACAGTTTTAA
- a CDS encoding PadR family transcriptional regulator — protein sequence MENLTEMLKGALEGCVLEIISRGETYGYEIASSLRQLGFTDVVEGTIYTILLRLEKNGLVNIEKRPSTIGPSRKFYTLNAAGRKELESFWIKWDFVSSKIYKLKKT from the coding sequence GTGGAAAATCTTACCGAAATGTTGAAAGGTGCTCTCGAAGGCTGTGTGCTTGAAATCATCAGCCGCGGTGAAACCTATGGATATGAAATTGCTTCGTCGCTTCGTCAGCTCGGTTTCACGGATGTTGTAGAAGGTACGATTTATACCATTCTTCTGAGGCTCGAAAAAAATGGTCTCGTAAACATCGAAAAAAGGCCGTCCACCATTGGCCCATCACGCAAGTTCTACACGCTCAACGCAGCTGGCCGTAAGGAATTGGAAAGCTTCTGGATAAAATGGGATTTCGTTTCGTCAAAGATTTATAAACTTAAAAAAACTTAA
- a CDS encoding AAA family ATPase, producing MKFILLFGPPAVGKMSVGRELEKLTGLKLFHNHMTIELVIPFFDFGTQAHNRLVGLFRRSIFKEVAKSNLKGLIFTFVWAFDLKSEEKYVDKIVKIFKDVGAKIYYVELEADLKERLRRNKTAERLEHKPTKRDIESSERILLEHERDYRFNTKKNEFHRKNYLKIDNNNLSAKQVAEIIQKKFGL from the coding sequence ATGAAATTCATTCTTTTATTCGGTCCACCAGCTGTCGGAAAAATGAGTGTGGGCAGAGAATTAGAAAAGCTTACCGGACTTAAGTTATTTCATAATCACATGACGATCGAATTGGTAATCCCCTTTTTTGATTTCGGAACACAGGCTCACAATCGTTTGGTGGGTTTGTTTCGTAGATCAATTTTTAAAGAAGTGGCAAAGAGCAATTTAAAAGGCCTCATTTTTACATTCGTATGGGCTTTTGATCTTAAGTCGGAAGAAAAGTATGTTGATAAAATAGTAAAAATTTTCAAGGATGTCGGGGCAAAAATATATTATGTGGAACTTGAAGCAGATCTCAAAGAAAGGCTTCGACGAAATAAAACAGCAGAACGGTTAGAGCACAAACCCACCAAACGAGATATTGAAAGTTCTGAAAGAATCCTGCTCGAGCATGAAAGGGATTATCGTTTTAATACAAAAAAGAATGAATTTCATAGAAAGAACTATTTAAAAATCGATAACAACAACTTGAGTGCCAAGCAAGTAGCAGAGATAATTCAAAAGAAGTTTGGACTGTAA
- a CDS encoding type II toxin-antitoxin system VapC family toxin: MKQEKICSKYVADASVLIKWFGKEIEDLEQAQKFEEDFKKRHIEILLPAFAFWEVSSHLGRKYSVSEATHLFSAFSLYRFKQLFLTLGSNFLAFKIMKKYPKVSFYDASYHSLAMEYGAIFLTADLKYYNQAKSFGNIMLLKDYK, encoded by the coding sequence ATGAAGCAAGAAAAGATCTGCTCTAAATATGTTGCTGATGCTTCGGTGCTAATCAAATGGTTTGGCAAAGAAATCGAGGATTTGGAGCAAGCCCAGAAGTTCGAAGAGGATTTCAAGAAAAGGCACATAGAAATTCTGCTGCCTGCTTTTGCATTTTGGGAAGTGAGCAGTCACCTCGGGAGAAAGTACTCCGTATCGGAGGCGACTCACTTGTTTAGTGCCTTTAGTTTATACAGGTTCAAGCAGTTATTTCTCACACTAGGCTCAAACTTCCTAGCCTTTAAAATAATGAAAAAATATCCCAAAGTTTCTTTCTATGACGCCTCTTACCACTCTCTTGCAATGGAATACGGGGCTATTTTTCTAACGGCAGATCTAAAATACTACAATCAGGCGAAATCTTTCGGCAACATCATGCTCCTAAAAGACTACAAGTAG